The following proteins are encoded in a genomic region of Xanthomonas citri pv. mangiferaeindicae:
- a CDS encoding preprotein translocase subunit SecE: MNSRVEHSKGASSADFAKYAAAALLVVAGVFAFYWFQAQMATPVRSIIVGLCVVGAAAIFLTTGKGHQTREFFSETRFEMRKVVWPTRQEAMRLTWIVIVAVILISLILAGFDRVIQWLIQLILRQ, encoded by the coding sequence TTGAACAGCAGAGTGGAACATTCGAAAGGCGCATCCTCCGCGGATTTCGCCAAGTACGCCGCCGCCGCGCTGCTGGTCGTGGCCGGCGTGTTCGCCTTCTACTGGTTCCAGGCGCAGATGGCCACGCCGGTGCGCAGCATCATCGTCGGTCTGTGCGTCGTCGGCGCTGCGGCGATCTTCCTGACCACCGGCAAGGGCCATCAGACCCGCGAATTCTTCTCGGAAACCCGTTTCGAGATGCGCAAGGTGGTCTGGCCGACGCGCCAGGAGGCGATGCGCCTGACCTGGATCGTCATCGTCGCGGTGATCCTCATCAGCCTGATCCTGGCCGGTTTCGACCGGGTCATCCAGTGGCTCATTCAGCTCATCCTGCGGCAGTGA
- a CDS encoding 50S ribosomal protein L11 produces MAKKVVGYIKLQVKAGQANPSPPVGPALGQRGLNIMEFCKAFNAATSKLEPGLPTPVIITAYSDRTFTFITKSTPATVLLKKAAGVSSGSKRPNTEKVGKVTRAQLEDIAKAKEPDLTAADLDAAVRTIAGSARSMGLTVEG; encoded by the coding sequence ATGGCAAAGAAAGTCGTCGGTTACATCAAGCTGCAGGTGAAGGCCGGTCAGGCCAACCCCTCGCCGCCGGTCGGTCCCGCGCTGGGTCAGCGTGGCCTGAACATCATGGAGTTCTGCAAGGCGTTCAACGCAGCGACCTCCAAGCTCGAGCCGGGTCTGCCGACCCCGGTCATCATCACTGCGTACTCCGATCGTACGTTCACCTTCATCACCAAGAGCACGCCGGCCACGGTGCTGCTGAAGAAGGCGGCGGGCGTGAGCTCGGGCTCCAAGCGTCCCAATACCGAGAAGGTCGGCAAGGTCACGCGCGCCCAGCTCGAGGACATCGCCAAGGCGAAGGAGCCGGATCTGACCGCAGCGGATCTGGATGCAGCAGTGCGCACCATCGCGGGCTCGGCCCGTTCGATGGGCCTGACGGTGGAGGGCTGA
- the nusG gene encoding transcription termination/antitermination protein NusG (Modulates Rho-dependent transcription termination) — protein sequence METEGVKRWYVVHAYSGFEKSVAQALRDRIARTGMQDRFGDVLVPTEEVIEMRSGQKRRSERKFFPGYVLVQILTSDEGGIPRMDNESWHLVKETPKVMGFIGGTADRPLPIRDEEAAAILDRVQEGVEKPRPKVLFEAGQMVRVIDGPFNDFNGVVEEVNYEKSRLRVAVLIFGRSTPVELEFGQVEKA from the coding sequence ATGGAAACCGAAGGCGTCAAGCGCTGGTACGTCGTGCATGCCTATTCCGGCTTCGAGAAGTCGGTGGCGCAGGCGCTGCGCGATCGCATCGCGCGGACCGGCATGCAAGACCGTTTCGGCGATGTCCTGGTGCCGACCGAGGAAGTGATCGAAATGCGCTCCGGCCAGAAACGCCGTTCCGAGCGCAAGTTCTTCCCCGGCTACGTCCTGGTGCAGATCCTGACCTCAGACGAGGGCGGCATCCCGCGCATGGACAACGAGAGCTGGCACCTGGTCAAGGAGACCCCGAAGGTGATGGGCTTCATCGGCGGCACCGCCGACCGCCCGCTGCCGATCCGCGACGAAGAAGCTGCCGCGATCCTCGATCGCGTTCAGGAAGGCGTCGAGAAGCCGCGTCCGAAGGTGCTGTTCGAAGCTGGCCAGATGGTCCGCGTCATCGACGGCCCGTTCAACGACTTCAACGGCGTCGTCGAGGAAGTCAATTACGAGAAGAGCCGGCTGCGCGTCGCCGTGTTGATCTTCGGCCGTTCGACCCCGGTCGAGCTGGAATTCGGGCAGGTCGAGAAGGCCTGA